The proteins below are encoded in one region of Paenibacillus sp. YYML68:
- a CDS encoding IreB family regulatory phosphoprotein, which translates to MNSMDKTMKFNVKAEEIETTPKEVILAVYDALQEKGYNPINQIVGYLLSGDPAYIPRHNNARSIIRKRERDELIEELVRSYLQQAKQ; encoded by the coding sequence ATGAATTCAATGGATAAGACGATGAAATTCAACGTAAAAGCGGAAGAGATCGAAACGACGCCCAAAGAAGTCATACTGGCGGTGTATGATGCGCTGCAGGAGAAGGGCTACAACCCGATCAATCAGATCGTTGGTTATTTGCTCTCCGGGGACCCGGCCTACATTCCGCGTCATAACAATGCCCGAAGCATCATTCGGAAGCGGGAGCGCGACGAATTGATTGAAGAGCTCGTTCGTTCGTATCTGCAGCAAGCGAAGCAGTAG
- the ruvX gene encoding Holliday junction resolvase RuvX, whose product MRVMGLDYGDKTIGVAVSDELGWTAQGLEVIRRTTEEKDLDRLRTIIEQYGVSDIVVGLPKNMNNTIGPRGEICIAFSQTLHEKLQLPVHLWDERLTTASAQRTLLEADVSRKKRKLVVDKMAAALILQGYMDANANSKLRGE is encoded by the coding sequence ATGCGAGTAATGGGATTGGATTACGGGGATAAGACGATTGGCGTCGCTGTAAGCGATGAGCTGGGATGGACGGCTCAAGGGCTTGAGGTCATACGGCGTACGACCGAGGAGAAGGATCTGGATCGGCTCCGGACGATCATCGAGCAGTACGGCGTAAGCGACATCGTCGTCGGCCTGCCGAAAAATATGAACAATACGATCGGCCCGCGTGGAGAAATTTGTATTGCATTCTCCCAAACTTTACATGAGAAACTACAACTGCCTGTCCATCTGTGGGATGAACGGCTGACGACTGCTTCGGCGCAGCGAACGCTGCTCGAAGCGGATGTAAGCCGCAAGAAGCGCAAGCTGGTTGTAGATAAAATGGCGGCTGCGCTCATTTTACAAGGCTATATGGATGCAAATGCAAATTCGAAGCTGAGAGGAGAATGA
- the mltG gene encoding endolytic transglycosylase MltG, which produces MSVKAKRGILLTIIFIVMAVIGLGAGLLLYVGKGLAPADPSTEVQRIAYPPGTGVAQLANVLEEKGIVRDARLFTYYVKLKGEGSRFQAGEYEMTPGMTRDDIIAKLNRGETVKAEVVRLTVPEGFTVKQVAEKLSEQGLDGAAFATAAAKFRAPAESWAARIPDDAPLKDRLEGYLFPETYEWKKDVSAEEMVASMVEQLDKRLQELPKDWQAALEAHGLSFHQLMTIASLIEREVVVEEERSLVSSVIHNRLKLNKQLEIDATVQYLLDKQKERLLFADLKVDSPYNTYLNKGLPPGPIASPSLSSIRAALYPAESPYLFYVTKKDGSKTHLFAETFEQHKRNIALSNQ; this is translated from the coding sequence ATGTCGGTGAAGGCTAAGCGTGGAATTTTATTGACAATTATATTCATTGTAATGGCAGTAATTGGACTTGGAGCGGGCTTGCTGTTGTATGTTGGCAAAGGTCTGGCGCCAGCAGACCCGTCGACAGAGGTGCAGCGCATAGCGTATCCCCCTGGAACCGGTGTCGCGCAATTGGCTAACGTGCTGGAGGAGAAGGGCATCGTGAGGGATGCGAGGCTGTTCACCTATTATGTGAAGCTGAAGGGTGAAGGCTCGCGCTTCCAAGCGGGTGAGTACGAGATGACCCCCGGCATGACGCGTGATGACATTATAGCGAAGCTTAATCGCGGTGAGACGGTGAAGGCGGAGGTCGTGCGGCTGACGGTGCCGGAAGGGTTCACGGTCAAGCAGGTGGCCGAGAAGCTGAGCGAGCAAGGGCTGGATGGAGCAGCCTTCGCGACGGCCGCGGCCAAGTTCCGCGCTCCTGCCGAGTCATGGGCTGCGCGTATACCGGACGACGCTCCGTTGAAGGATCGTCTGGAGGGGTATCTTTTTCCGGAGACGTATGAATGGAAGAAGGATGTGAGCGCCGAGGAGATGGTCGCTTCGATGGTCGAGCAGCTGGACAAGCGGCTGCAGGAGCTGCCGAAGGATTGGCAGGCGGCGCTTGAGGCTCATGGCCTGTCGTTCCATCAGCTGATGACGATCGCGTCGCTTATCGAACGGGAGGTTGTCGTCGAGGAGGAGCGCTCACTCGTTAGCAGTGTCATTCATAATCGGCTGAAGCTGAACAAGCAGCTGGAGATCGACGCGACGGTGCAGTATTTGCTCGACAAGCAGAAGGAGCGTCTGTTGTTTGCCGATCTTAAGGTCGACAGTCCGTATAATACGTATCTGAATAAGGGACTGCCGCCGGGACCGATTGCGAGCCCATCGCTGTCGTCCATTCGTGCGGCGTTGTATCCGGCCGAATCGCCTTACTTGTTCTATGTGACGAAGAAGGACGGCAGCAAGACGCATCTGTTCGCCGAGACGTTCGAGCAGCATAAGCGCAATATTGCGTTGAGTAATCAATAA
- a CDS encoding DUF1292 domain-containing protein: protein MSKEPVTNHDELEEEPEIIFIPDEEGNEEEFEVIMKFEVDDSDKKYMMVVPVDADEESDEVYAFRYEEDGDDLQLYTIEDEEEWNIVEETFNTLMAEYEDEEEEESK from the coding sequence ATGTCTAAGGAACCTGTAACAAATCACGATGAGCTCGAGGAGGAGCCGGAAATAATATTCATTCCGGATGAAGAGGGCAACGAGGAGGAATTCGAGGTCATCATGAAGTTCGAGGTCGACGATTCCGACAAGAAATACATGATGGTCGTGCCTGTGGATGCAGATGAGGAATCCGACGAGGTGTACGCGTTCCGCTATGAGGAGGACGGCGACGATCTCCAGCTGTACACGATCGAGGATGAGGAAGAGTGGAACATCGTCGAGGAGACGTTCAATACATTGATGGCCGAATACGAGGACGAAGAAGAGGAAGAGTCCAAGTAG
- a CDS encoding DUF1292 domain-containing protein, with protein MSEALNQVVPTSQLREAYGDDIILYDERQESVVHRIVSELMLNGHGYAMLEKAKPGKEDEPEIFRVTRKADGELELETIEDDDEWETVSELFDELTFPSDESF; from the coding sequence ATGTCTGAAGCATTGAACCAAGTAGTGCCGACGAGCCAGTTGCGGGAAGCATACGGAGATGATATTATTTTGTATGATGAGCGTCAGGAATCCGTCGTACACCGCATCGTGTCGGAGCTGATGCTGAACGGCCACGGCTATGCCATGCTCGAGAAGGCGAAGCCGGGGAAAGAGGATGAGCCTGAAATTTTCCGTGTTACTCGGAAAGCGGACGGAGAGCTTGAGCTAGAGACGATTGAGGATGATGACGAGTGGGAGACGGTGTCGGAGCTATTCGACGAGTTGACGTTCCCGTCGGATGAATCGTTTTAA